AAATATAGCAGTTTTCTAAAGAATCAAAAATAACACAGTAAGAGGAACTAGCAGGAAGGCAGGTTTGAAGTGTCACATTTGCATATTGCATGAATTCAAAAATACAACGAGACTGAAGTGTACTCACTCACAGGCATGGCTGCTCATCTCAACATTCTTCTCCTCTTCAGTGGACTCAAAGGTCAGTCACAGgaatcattttcagttttatactTAATACTATAATGTGTGTACATGTAGAACAGACAGGTCACATGACAGAAGAATGTTTTAAGTAAACATAACCATTAAACTACTTCATTTGTTCTTGTTACAGGAGTTCACAGCATAACTACAGTCAATAAAGTGTCAGTAACAGCTGGAAAGTCTGTCTCCATCCCATGTCTCTATGACTCCAGATACATGAACCATGTGAAGTACTTGTGTGAAGGTTATTATTGGACCTCCTGCAgatgtgcagtaaaaacaaataaaccagaCCGTTCAGGAAAATATTCAATCTTGGATgacaaaaaccagaaaatatttactgtgACTATAAACCAGctgacaaaagaaaacacagattaCTGGTGTGTGGTGGAGATTGATAGAGGGCCGGATCATGGAAAATATTTTCAGCTGTCAGTGACCAGTGGTAAGTGCTCATCTCTATACACATCAtaaagaaaaaccaaaatgttttgttttggtttgttttttgatgaAGACTGAATGTGCTCTTATTTATCATTCAAAGCTAACAAGAAAAGACATGAAGGCCTagttaatttttcttttcataactTGTATAtattaattgtttgtttttatttatttattttcccttgAAGGTACCCCCAGTCTCTATGTGGATCATCAGCAGATTACAGGATATATTGGAGAAAACATAACCATTAGATGTCACCACAGTAACTCTGGAGGAATGAAGTGGTGCAGGCTGGGCAGGAAGTGTGTGACAGGATCATCTGGATCCATAGATGGAACAACAGTGACCACTCATAtgacagagaaaaatgttttcacagtgaCCATGAGTGGACTAAAGCCAGAGGACAGTGGCTGGTATTGGTGTGATGAAGGAGACATTCAGATACCAGTACATTTAACTGTTACTGAGAAACTGATCACTAGTAAGTACTGCAAGAGATTATAAATTACACGTGTACGTGGAGTCCAtgtatttgtaaatatttgtattgCAAGACATTCATCACAGTACTCTACTGATGATggttcttttatttaaaacacagcCACTACCGGTACTACTACCCGTAGTGTTACTGGAAATGGACCAATTACCACATTAGAAAATGAACAACACAGGTCAGATATTGTTGTATTTATGTTTGCAGTATTAATGGTAGAATGTTTCTGGTAAGGGAGTctgaataaacacattttacagatgTTATATTTTTTAAGCTAAATTGTGTGTCCTCAAACTGTATGTTGCAGAGGTTCATCTGACTTAAAGATCCTCATCATCCCTCTGAGTGTGTTGATCCTGATTGTAATCGTGGTTTTGTTCATCTGGCTTATATTGAGAAACAGTAAGTATCATTGAAATTTGATAAATCCATGCgaaatttatttgtaaatctttaaaatttaaataaattattgtgcATTGTCACACACAGTCAGTaacagcagttttgtttttctagagCAGAGCAAAGCAGAGTCATCAGCCACAGCAATGGTAAGTTATGCTGATTTATTTCCCTTTGAGCATGGTACATGATactaaaaaaacagcaaaagtaaATCACAGAGCAACATTTAATAATGACAGTTTGGCAGATGTTCTAATGATGTTCTTCAATGCAGGCTGGAGAGGAAGTAACATACTCTGAAGTTAGAGTCAAGAAAAGAAGTTCAGCCAAGGTAACCAACTGCAGCGCTATCATGAAATCAAGTTTAACATTTTCAGTGAACATACTGTCCATCTGAGAGGACGATCTGTTATAGTAATAGGTCTAGATAATTACACATGAGTTTCTGATATTTCTGTTTGATAAAATTATGTAAGCAATTATGTCCTGAgttacaaaaatgtattttgcttCTAATCACTAAAACCTCTAATCCTTCTAATAAATTAATACTGGTATTTAGTCAGCACTGACCTGCACTTTGAAAATGATGCTACAGGGCAGTCAATGAG
This is a stretch of genomic DNA from Archocentrus centrarchus isolate MPI-CPG fArcCen1 chromosome 15, fArcCen1, whole genome shotgun sequence. It encodes these proteins:
- the LOC115793667 gene encoding polymeric immunoglobulin receptor-like yields the protein MAAHLNILLLFSGLKGVHSITTVNKVSVTAGKSVSIPCLYDSRYMNHVKYLCEGYYWTSCRCAVKTNKPDRSGKYSILDDKNQKIFTVTINQLTKENTDYWCVVEIDRGPDHGKYFQLSVTSGTPSLYVDHQQITGYIGENITIRCHHSNSGGMKWCRLGRKCVTGSSGSIDGTTVTTHMTEKNVFTVTMSGLKPEDSGWYWCDEGDIQIPVHLTVTEKLITTTTGTTTRSVTGNGPITTLENEQHRGSSDLKILIIPLSVLILIVIVVLFIWLILRNKQSKAESSATAMAGEEVTYSEVRVKKRSSAKVNEDAISTSVGKMIQKAPEEEGAEVTYSTVAIHHQNI